Proteins encoded together in one Capsicum annuum cultivar UCD-10X-F1 unplaced genomic scaffold, UCD10Xv1.1 ctg67492, whole genome shotgun sequence window:
- the LOC124893945 gene encoding uncharacterized protein At4g28440-like, with product MKFILGLGFIVFLMASTAATKSTATAAATATTSEKKNPVFVKVETLKPGTHGHNLTVKVVESNPVKATGGGGGRGGRLLVNSRPPARISECLIGDETASILFTARNEQGK from the coding sequence atgaaatttattttaggGTTAGGGTTTATCGTATTTCTAATGGCTTCAACAGCAGCGACAAAATCGACGGCGACGGCGGCGGCGACGGCAACAACTTCCGAGAAGAAGAATCCGGTGTTTGTGAAAGTGGAAACACTAAAACCTGGAACACATGGTCATAACTTGACGGTTAAAGTTGTTGAATCGAATCCGGTGAAAGCTACCGGCGGCGGCGGAGGTCGCGGTGGTAGATTATTGGTGAATTCGAGACCTCCGGCGAGGATCTCTGAGTGCCTTATTGGTGATGAAACGGCTTCTATCCTCTTCACTGCTCGTAACGAACaaggtaaataa